The Priestia koreensis genomic interval TCCGTTTGCTTTTTTTGAGTATCGCACCTAGCTCCTCACGACTTGGAATAGACATGGTCATGTTCATGACTCCCTTCACGTTTCGTCTCTCGCTTTATGAATGCCTGCTCCTCTATGTATAGCGTAAAAAATCAAAGGAAGCAAGCAGAAGCCCATATAGAAAAGGTCTTCTTTTGCTGATTTCCCCTCTTTTTTTCTAAAAAAACATGAAACAAAACAGGTCAATCTCAGTTAGTTTCCACGACAAATGATCATTCTCCTCTCTCTTTTGTAAATAAAATGATGGAGAAGCATGTTTTAAGGAAAACAAACGCAGTATACAATGATCGTAAGGCATTTCGAAAAAACTTGTGGTTTTCCAACTTTCTTGATACGATTAGAGCCGGTTTATCCCGAGAAAAAGGAAAATTCGTGCATCACCACGAATTATTTACATAAACCACGCTACGTTTTTCTCGTTAGCATGGTAAAATGAGAAGGATTGAATATAAAGGAGCTTACGAACTATGGAATTTATTTTACCGATTCTTGCTTATCTAATCGGTTCTGTTCCTTTCGCCCTTGTGGTAGGGAAATTAGGATATGGGGTTGACATCCGCGAACACGGAAGCGGAAATTTAGGAGGAACGAATACCTTTCGTACGTTAGGAGCCAAAGCAGGGCTCATGGTCACGATTGGTGACATTTTAAAAGGTACGCTAGCAACCGCTCTTCCTTTCTTATTTGATGCAAATATTCATCCTTTACTTGTTGGATTATTTGCGGTCATTGGTCACGTTTATCCGATTTTTGCAAAATTTAAAGGTGGAAAAGCCGTTGCAACGTCTGGTGGAGTACTACTATTTTATAACCCAGTCATGTTTTTATTTTTGGTTTTATGCTTTTTCATCGCCTTATACATATCAAAATACGTTTCCTTATCATCCATGATTACCGGTGTATTTTTGTTTGTTTACACGTTGTTTTTAGGGGATCTTGTGCTCATTATTGTGGCTGTATTCCTCGCCTTATTTGTTATTATCAAACATCGTGCCAACATTCAACGGATCATGAAAGGAACCGAACCGAAAGTCACGTTTTTTAATAAACGAAAACGAACCTAAGAGATTGGATATCTTCCAATCTCTTTTTTTGCCGTTCGGCCGTGGCACATTGTAGTAAAAGCGGTTACACTAGTAAATGAAGGAGGAATGAATATGGATATTGCTGCTTTATCCGTGAATATGCATCAAACCTCATTACAGCAAGATGTTAGCATTGCCTTAATGAAAAAGACGATGAATATTGCACAAGTCAACGCACAGGCCATGAACCAACTTCTTATGCAGGCTGCTCCTGCTCCGCACCCGACATCAGGTCACCATATTGATGTAAAAGGATAATAAAAAAGAGGTGAGGAAGAGACGAATTCGCTTCGTTTCTTTCCACCTCTTTTTTATTGCTCAAGCGTACGGAACGTTTGCGAGAGAATCTCGTTCCACTCCTCGACGCTTTTATCTTTTGATACCGGAATCGGTTCTCCGAAGATGACGGCTCGGCGCTTTCGCTTCAGCAAGTCACGAAAACGATGTGGACCGACATAAACAGCGGGAACAATCGGCACGCCTGCTCGTGAAGCGATCCGAACGGCCCCCTGCTTCAAAGAGTCATCTTCAGCTGAACGTGTTCCGGACGGAAAGATGCCCACGACTTTTTGCTTTTTTAAAAGCTGAAGCGGAATCTTTATCGCACTTGGCCCTGGATTTTCACGATCTACCGGAAACACATGAAGACTCGTTAGTAGTTTATTAATCATTGACAGTCGGAACAGCTCTTTTTTTGCCATAAAATGAATCGGTACAGGATGAAGCGCAATGCCTAAACAGACGACATCATACCAGCTTTTATGCGTACATACAACGATAAAAGGCGTGTCTGTTGGAACCGCTTCTTTCTGATGAACCGTAAGCTTCCCCCCTACGATACGTAAAAATCCTTGCACGGTCTTTGCTGCAAATGTATACATAACTACTTTGTCTCCTTTAAATGCCATGTTAGTAGGTGTCCTGCATAGGTTAATCCTCCACCAAATCCGTACAGCAACACCGTATCCCCGTTTTGAAGTTTTCCTTCTTTTAACGCGATATCGAGCGCAAGTGGAATGGAAACGGCTGAGGTATTACCATGGTTTTCAACACTTGTGAGCGTTCGCTCTAGCGGAAATCGTGACTTTTCACAAATCGATTCAATCATACGAAGATTTGCGCTATGAGGGACGAACCAGCTGATCTCCTCTTGCGTCATCCTTGCCATTTCAAGCAATTCGTTCATTCCCTGAGGAACATTTCTCACAGCCCACTTGTATACTTCACGGCCATTTTGCACCATTTTCCCATGAGAAAGCAGGTTTTCTCCCTCCATGGTGGTCGACAAGTTTGTTCGGTAAATATGCTTACCTCCCTGTCCGTACGTTCCCGTATGCGAGCTTAGAAAACTTGGCCGTGAAGAATCGTATTCTACTAACATAGCAGCCGCTCCGTCGCCAAACAGTACACATGTAGAACGATCGCTATAATCGGTTACTTTTGATAACGTTTCAGCCGCAATTACTAATACCTTTTGATGCAATCCTGACGTTACAAATCCATTAGCCATGTGAAGCGCATATGTAAAGCCCGCGCACGTAGCGTTCAGATCCATTGTACTTGCTTGAGGTATATTAAAATACTGCTGAATTTGGCAAGCAACGCTCGGAAACGCGTAGTCAGCCGTTGTTGTGGCGACCAGAATGCAGTCCACTTCGTGTATATTCGTTTCGTATCGTGCAAGCAGGTCTTCTACAGCTCTGCAGGCAAGCGTTGACGAAAATTCCATTTCTCCCGCTATTCTGCGCTCTTTCATTCCTGTTCGCTGTGTAATCCACTCATCGCTTGTATCCACCAGCTTTTCTAAATCAGCATTGGTCAGCCGTTGTTCCGGTACGTATGTGCCGATTGCCGTTAATCTTGCGGTTGATTTCATGTTTCATCGCCTCTTTTTATGATCTATTTATATATTTAGATATTAGTACTAGGTACTAATTATGTCAATATTTTTACAATGATCATAAAAAAAAGACCCCTTCTTCTACGAAAGAGTCTTGCCTTTCTTACCGTTCATTTAAAATGGATGACACGATGTATTTCGAGTCCCATTCCCCACGTGAAAAGGTAATGATCGGGTATTTTTTGGGGAAAAGAGACTGTTTAATTTCCTCTACCTGATAGCCCTCTTTGTTTAATTGAATGACTTTCTCCTGAACGCCTCTTAAATAATCAAGCTTATAGTGTAATTTCTTTTTGCCGTCTTTTATATAGCCGGCATGACAGCAAAACATTTCGCTAAAATCATGTTCTAACACATGTTCAATTGAACGAATAATGGTCGGAATACTTTCTTCTCGAAGCGCTACCTTCGTTTTCGGTGATACGTACAAATCACCTGAAAAGAGCTGACCTGTGGATTCGTTTAAAAATGAAACGTGATCGGCCGCATGTCCAGGCGTTGAGAGAACCCTCCAGTGATTATTTCTAGATGAGAAGGTTTCAGGCATATCTTGCGATGAAAACGGGGGACGTTTTCCCCAAAAGAAACGACGATAAAATGGATAGTTTGCTTTTTTCATGCAGTCGTTTTTGTAAAGGGGATTCATATATACCGGAATATTCTGTTCTGCACAATACAGCGCATTTCCCGTATGGTCTTCATGATAATGTGTAATCATGGCGATGTCTGGCTGAACGTCATCAATAAACGGACGAAACACTTGTCGTAAGGAATGTGAGCCCGTATCGATTAAGACACCGTCTTGAAAAAAAGCAAAACAGTTAAGGCGAACGCCTAACGCTTCATTTCGTCCTTCACAATACTGAACACCTGACTGTTCTCCTCTTGATGCATGTTGTTTCACAAACATACTATGCCCCCCTTTATTTGCTTACTCTTAGCTACTACTATATCATATGAATGGCTATTCATTCACTTTTTATATGAACGAACCGCGCAAAGTCATCTAACCGGCTCCTTTTTACGGTTCGTTAGCCACATAACAAGAAGCTGAGGAAGCAAATTCAAACAACTAATCAATAGCAATACTTGATGGGGAGCAAATGGTTTGAAATAACCATGGTCCCAACCAGCTCCTAACGTTATATCCATTCTGTGGAGAAAGTACAACGAAATCATGGCTGACGCTAGATTACCAATCATAAACGGAATGATATTGCTAAATACTTGGCTTGAAACGGCCAGTATGGACGTACCTACAATCATAGTTAAATAGCCGATCATAGACGTGTTCGCCCAATCTTGGTACATCGAAACATAACCGAACGGAAAACAGTATAAACAAACAATTAACAGATTCATTATAAACTTTCGCATCGTCCCTCTCCTTATTCAAAAATTCCACTAATAGTGTAAATTTACACTATTAGTGGACACTTTTCAACAAAAAACTGCTGGATAAACTAAAAATTTTTGCTTTAAATGCGCTAAGCATACGGTCATAAGAAAAAGGATGCGAAAATCGTTGAGATTTCGCATCCTTTTTCTTAGTCAGCCATGTTGCATTCTGAAACATAACCCAGTATTTGAAATTTAGCCCGCTTATTACTAAAGCTGAATATTATCTACTTCTTGTTTTAATTCATCAGTCCAAATCCAATCACTAATCTCCGCTGCATCCGTCACATGGTAAGCTTTGCTTGCACCAATAATGGCTGATGTGACCGCTGGCTCATTCAGTACCCAGCTTAGCGCAAATTGAGAAAGACTGACTTCCTGCTGATCCGCTATTTTTTGATATTGCTGTACAAGCTCAAAGTTACGCTCTGTGAAATAGTTTTGAATAAGCTTTTCTCCTCTGGCTGCACGACTATCTGCTGGTACATCACCCATGTGCTTGTACTTTCCTGACAGCATCCCTCTGGCCATTGGGCTATACGTTAACACTCCTACCCCTTCTGATTCACAAAATGGCAAAAGCTCTTGCTCGATTTCACGTGAAAGAAGATTGTATTGCGGTTGAACCGAAATGAATTTTTCTAGGTTCAGCCGTTCGCTAATGCCGTGTGATTTTGCGATTTGCCATGCCGCATAGTTCGAGCATCCGATGTAACGAACCTTGCCTTGACGAACGAGATCATCTAGCGCTCGAAGCGTCTCATCTAATGGCGTGTTCGGATCAAAAATATGTACCTGATACAAGTCAATATGATCCGTTTGGAGGCGCTTCAACGACTGCTCCGCCTCGCGCATAATGTGCGTACGAGAAAGACCGGACTGATTTTTCTTGTGGCCCATGCGAATACCAACTTTCGTCGCAAGTACCACGTCATCACGGCGCCCCTTCAGTGCGCGACCAATGATCTCCTCTGATTCACCCGTTCCGTATGGAACCTCTGTGTCCTGCCCTTTTCCATAATAGTTGGCAGTATCGATAAAGTTAATGCCCTGATCA includes:
- the plsY gene encoding glycerol-3-phosphate 1-O-acyltransferase PlsY, with protein sequence MEFILPILAYLIGSVPFALVVGKLGYGVDIREHGSGNLGGTNTFRTLGAKAGLMVTIGDILKGTLATALPFLFDANIHPLLVGLFAVIGHVYPIFAKFKGGKAVATSGGVLLFYNPVMFLFLVLCFFIALYISKYVSLSSMITGVFLFVYTLFLGDLVLIIVAVFLALFVIIKHRANIQRIMKGTEPKVTFFNKRKRT
- a CDS encoding YjfB family protein; this encodes MDIAALSVNMHQTSLQQDVSIALMKKTMNIAQVNAQAMNQLLMQAAPAPHPTSGHHIDVKG
- a CDS encoding lysophospholipid acyltransferase family protein, whose product is MYTFAAKTVQGFLRIVGGKLTVHQKEAVPTDTPFIVVCTHKSWYDVVCLGIALHPVPIHFMAKKELFRLSMINKLLTSLHVFPVDRENPGPSAIKIPLQLLKKQKVVGIFPSGTRSAEDDSLKQGAVRIASRAGVPIVPAVYVGPHRFRDLLKRKRRAVIFGEPIPVSKDKSVEEWNEILSQTFRTLEQ
- a CDS encoding ketoacyl-ACP synthase III gives rise to the protein MKSTARLTAIGTYVPEQRLTNADLEKLVDTSDEWITQRTGMKERRIAGEMEFSSTLACRAVEDLLARYETNIHEVDCILVATTTADYAFPSVACQIQQYFNIPQASTMDLNATCAGFTYALHMANGFVTSGLHQKVLVIAAETLSKVTDYSDRSTCVLFGDGAAAMLVEYDSSRPSFLSSHTGTYGQGGKHIYRTNLSTTMEGENLLSHGKMVQNGREVYKWAVRNVPQGMNELLEMARMTQEEISWFVPHSANLRMIESICEKSRFPLERTLTSVENHGNTSAVSIPLALDIALKEGKLQNGDTVLLYGFGGGLTYAGHLLTWHLKETK
- a CDS encoding MBL fold metallo-hydrolase, which codes for MFVKQHASRGEQSGVQYCEGRNEALGVRLNCFAFFQDGVLIDTGSHSLRQVFRPFIDDVQPDIAMITHYHEDHTGNALYCAEQNIPVYMNPLYKNDCMKKANYPFYRRFFWGKRPPFSSQDMPETFSSRNNHWRVLSTPGHAADHVSFLNESTGQLFSGDLYVSPKTKVALREESIPTIIRSIEHVLEHDFSEMFCCHAGYIKDGKKKLHYKLDYLRGVQEKVIQLNKEGYQVEEIKQSLFPKKYPIITFSRGEWDSKYIVSSILNER
- a CDS encoding aldo/keto reductase, with protein sequence MQYKQLGRTGLQVSNLCLGTMAFGRWIDEKASADILDTAIDQGINFIDTANYYGKGQDTEVPYGTGESEEIIGRALKGRRDDVVLATKVGIRMGHKKNQSGLSRTHIMREAEQSLKRLQTDHIDLYQVHIFDPNTPLDETLRALDDLVRQGKVRYIGCSNYAAWQIAKSHGISERLNLEKFISVQPQYNLLSREIEQELLPFCESEGVGVLTYSPMARGMLSGKYKHMGDVPADSRAARGEKLIQNYFTERNFELVQQYQKIADQQEVSLSQFALSWVLNEPAVTSAIIGASKAYHVTDAAEISDWIWTDELKQEVDNIQL